From the genome of Lutzomyia longipalpis isolate SR_M1_2022 chromosome 2, ASM2433408v1, one region includes:
- the LOC129789737 gene encoding uncharacterized protein LOC129789737 isoform X1, which yields MHRCCCKKLFFFLLGLSSVAAELNHPKTMPVGNLITLRNEDDFNQTLTSYVSSPKTLAVLLDYDGTLAPIAAHPNNTCIPPETEVHLKQLVQRTDVFVAVISGRGVDDVRKKVNIENVTYAGNHGLEILYPNGSRYNYPIPEPLKVNYTKMVDILNENYAHDGAWVENKKASLTFHYRNVPENLHTDLKAEVRKTIESYGFRANQAHMAIEAKPPVEWNKGKAALFILQNKFGDDWADKVKVFFAGDDTTDEDAMMVLKGKGISFRIAENDQIQTHADYRLESPFAVGKLLKWLENK from the exons ATGCACCGATGCTGTTGCAAAA AACTCTTCTTCTTTCTCCTTGGACTCTCTTCCGTTGCGGCTGAACTTAATCATCCGAAAACCATGCCTGTTGGGAATCTCATAACACTCCGCAATGAAGATGACTTCAACCAAACTCTCACATCCTACGTCTCTAGCCCCAAGACTCTAGCCGTTCTCCTTGACTACGACGGTACCTTGGCGCCAATTGCTGCTCATCCCAACAACACATGCATCCCACCGGAAACAGAAGTGCATCTCAAGCAACTCGTACAACGCACTGATGTCTTCGTTGCTGTGATCTCTGGGCGCGGCGTAGACGATGTTCGCAAAAAA GTCAACATTGAAAACGTTACGTATGCCGGCAATCATGGCCTGGAAATTCTCTATCCAAATGGTTCCAGATATAACTATCCCATTCCTGAACCACTCAAAGTAAACTACACCAAAATGGTTGATATTCTCAATGAGAACTACGCCCATGATGGTGCATGGGTGGAGAATAAGAAGGCATCCCTCACATTCCACTACCGCAATGTTCCTGAAAACCTCCACACGGATCTCAAGGCGGAAGTCCGGAAGACGATCGAAAGCTATGGCTTCCGTGCGAATCAAGCTCATATGGCCATTGAAGCTAAACCCCCTGTGGAGTGGAATAAGGGGAAAGCAGCTCTCTTTATTCTCCAGAATAAATTCGGAGATGACTGGGCGGACAAGGTGAAGGTATTTTTCGCGGGCGATGATACAACCGATGAGGACGCCATGATGGTGCTCAAGGGCAAAGGGATCAGCTTTAGGATTGCTGAAAACGACCAAATTCAAACTCATGCAGACTACAGGCTGGAATCTCCCTTTGCTGTGGGGAAGCTTCTCAAGTggctggaaaataaataa
- the LOC129789737 gene encoding uncharacterized protein LOC129789737 isoform X2, with the protein MPVGNLITLRNEDDFNQTLTSYVSSPKTLAVLLDYDGTLAPIAAHPNNTCIPPETEVHLKQLVQRTDVFVAVISGRGVDDVRKKVNIENVTYAGNHGLEILYPNGSRYNYPIPEPLKVNYTKMVDILNENYAHDGAWVENKKASLTFHYRNVPENLHTDLKAEVRKTIESYGFRANQAHMAIEAKPPVEWNKGKAALFILQNKFGDDWADKVKVFFAGDDTTDEDAMMVLKGKGISFRIAENDQIQTHADYRLESPFAVGKLLKWLENK; encoded by the exons ATGCCTGTTGGGAATCTCATAACACTCCGCAATGAAGATGACTTCAACCAAACTCTCACATCCTACGTCTCTAGCCCCAAGACTCTAGCCGTTCTCCTTGACTACGACGGTACCTTGGCGCCAATTGCTGCTCATCCCAACAACACATGCATCCCACCGGAAACAGAAGTGCATCTCAAGCAACTCGTACAACGCACTGATGTCTTCGTTGCTGTGATCTCTGGGCGCGGCGTAGACGATGTTCGCAAAAAA GTCAACATTGAAAACGTTACGTATGCCGGCAATCATGGCCTGGAAATTCTCTATCCAAATGGTTCCAGATATAACTATCCCATTCCTGAACCACTCAAAGTAAACTACACCAAAATGGTTGATATTCTCAATGAGAACTACGCCCATGATGGTGCATGGGTGGAGAATAAGAAGGCATCCCTCACATTCCACTACCGCAATGTTCCTGAAAACCTCCACACGGATCTCAAGGCGGAAGTCCGGAAGACGATCGAAAGCTATGGCTTCCGTGCGAATCAAGCTCATATGGCCATTGAAGCTAAACCCCCTGTGGAGTGGAATAAGGGGAAAGCAGCTCTCTTTATTCTCCAGAATAAATTCGGAGATGACTGGGCGGACAAGGTGAAGGTATTTTTCGCGGGCGATGATACAACCGATGAGGACGCCATGATGGTGCTCAAGGGCAAAGGGATCAGCTTTAGGATTGCTGAAAACGACCAAATTCAAACTCATGCAGACTACAGGCTGGAATCTCCCTTTGCTGTGGGGAAGCTTCTCAAGTggctggaaaataaataa
- the LOC129789757 gene encoding protein YIPF6, which produces MDTKLEMFSDVPGVEDVEGEMTIPANKRPSGSTSKAGPPDFDTLDEPIRDTIFRDIRAVGVKFFHVLYPKEKSTLLRDWDLWGPLVLCTFMATILHGSADNESEGGPEFAQVFVIVWIGAMIVTLNSKLLGGNISFFQSVCVLGYCLTPVAVSLIVCQVILLASVQTKLLFFIRLVTTIGGFMWATYASFIFLGDSQPANRKPLAVYPIFLFYFIISWLVISDSNM; this is translated from the exons ATGGATACCAAATTGGAG ATGTTCAGCGATGTTCCGGGTGTGGAGGATGTTGAGGGTGAGATGACAATACCTGCAAATAAGAGACCGTCTGGGAGTACATCAAAAGCTGGACCTCCGGACTTTGATACACTAGATGAGCCAATTAGAGACACAATA TTTCGAGACATTCGTGCAGTTGGTGTGAAGTTCTTTCATGTGCTATACCCCAAAGAGAAGTCCACACTTCTTCGGGATTGGGATCTCTGGGGACCGCTGGTACTTTGCACATTTATGGCCACAATTCTTCATGGGTCGGCGGACAATGAGAGCGAAGGGGGCCCTGAGTTCGCTCAGGTGTTTGTGATTGTATGGATTGGAGCGATGATTGTAACGCTGAATTCAAAGCTTCTAGGTGGGAATAT TTCCTTCTTCCAGTCAGTCTGCGTACTGGGGTACTGCCTTACACCTGTCGCGGTGTCGCTTATCGTATGCCAAGTGATCCTCCTCGCGTCCGTCCAAACAAAACTGCTTTTCTTTATCAGACTCGTGACGACAATTGGTGGCTTCATGTGGGCCACTTATG catcattcatttttctcGGCGACAGTCAGCCGGCCAATCGTAAACCACTGGCGGTGTATCCAATATTTCTCTTCTACTTCATTATATCCTGGCTTGTGATATCTGATTCTAATATGTAA
- the LOC129789601 gene encoding uncharacterized protein LOC129789601 encodes MPELSPEVFVTDTASSKSSLIVVSNRLPFVLKTNPETKALERKPSAGGLVTAVCPVVIQGKGLWVGWSGIHMKDDDVVIPESDPNDHTPTAGLKSSQVVCVNMDPLIFDSYYNGCCNGTFWPLFHSMPGRAVFSADHWRSYVTTNKQFARRTIEALERCHANQRENAGTPIVWIHDYHLMLAANWVREAAEEKGLAFQLAFFLHIPFPPWDIFRLLPWSDEILQGMLGCDMVGFHIRDYCLNFVDCCQRSLGCRVDRKNLLVEHGGRSVRIRPLPIGIPFERFVELATSAKRVIKTKQQVILGVDRLDYTKGLVNRLKAFELLLEKHPEHLGNVNLLQISVPSRTDVREYQELKEEMDQLVGRINGRFTTPNWSPIRYIYGCVGQDELAAFYRDASVALVTPLRDGMNLVAKEFVACQINDSPGVLIVSPFAGAGEMMHEALLCNPYEIDDAAEVIHRALTMPEDERKLRMSRLRRREMENDVNHWMRCFLKAMGSLEEDDIGTTSMQPVSIDDFDESLLSYIGYNHKLALLLDYDGTLAPIAPHPDLAILPPETKNVLLRLSNHSDVHIAIVSGRNVDNVRQMVGIEGITYAGSHGLEIIHPDGSKFVHPMPIEFEDKVSLLLKELQDSVCGDGAWVENKGALLTFHYRETPVELRSTMVEKARLIIKKFGFLAHDAHCALEAKPPVQWNKGRASIYILRTAFGVDWTERMKIIYAGDDATDEDAMQALKGIAMTFRVTSSHIVKTSAQRRLPSTDSVLTMLKWVERHFMRRKPRANSLTYKSRRKDGLKMQMCFDLSSPNTHTSSSDEPHE; translated from the exons atgcCAGAATTGAGTCCCGAAGTGTTTGTCACAGACACGGCAAGCTCAAAAAGTAGCTTAATTGTTGTATCAAATCGATTGCCATTTGTGCTGAAAACCAATCCGGAAACCAAAGCTCTCGAGAGGAAGCCAAg TGCTGGCGGTTTGGTAACGGCTGTTTGTCCCGTGGTAATCCAAGGCAAAGGACTATGGGTAGGATGGTCAGGGATTCATATGAAGGACGACGATGTGGTGATCCCGGAATCAGACCCAAATGATCACACCCCAACGGCTGGTCTCAAATCCTCACAG GTCGTTTGCGTAAATATGGATCCCTTGATCTTTGATTCGTACTACAATGGCTGCTGCAATGGTACATTTTGGCCCCTTTTCCACTCAATGCCCGGTCGAGCGGTCTTCAGCGCTGATCACTGGCGCAGCTACGTGACAACCAATAAGCAGTTTGCCCGACGCACCATTGAGGCCCTGGAGCGTTGCCATGCGAATCAGCGTGAGAATGCGGGAACACCGATTGTCTGGATCCACGACTACCATCTCATGCTTGCGGCTAACTGGGTACGCGAAGCGGCCGAGGAGAAGGGCCTCGCTTTCCAGCTGGCCTTTTTCCTCCACATCCCCTTCCCGCCGTGGGACATCTTTCGTCTACTTCCGTGGTCGGATGAGATCCTTCAGGGAATGCTGGGATGTGACATGGTCGGCTTTCACATTCGCGACTATTGTCTCAATTTTGTTGATTGCTGCCAACGGAGTCTGGGATGCCGTGTTGATCGGAAGAATTTGCTCGTTGAGCACGGTGGGCGATCCGTGAGGATTCGTCCACTTCCGATTGGCATCCCTTTTGAGCGTTTTGTTGAACTTGCCACAAGTGCCAAGCGTGTGATCAAGACAAAGCAACAGGTGATCCTTGGTGTTGATCGTCTTGACTACACCAAAGGTCTCGTCAACCGTCTCAAG gcCTTTGAACTGCTCCTTGAGAAACATCCTGAGCACCTTGGGAATGTGAATCTGCTGCAAATCTCTGTGCCATCGCGTACAGATGTGAGGGAGTATCAGGAGCTGAAGGAGGAGATGGATCAGCTTGTTGGAAGAATAAATGGTCGCTTCACAACACCCAATTGGTCCCCAATACGCTACATCTACGGATGCGTTGGCCAAGATGAGCTGGCGGCTTTCTACAGGGATGCTTCAGTTGCTCTTGTGACACCCCTGAGAGATGGAATGAATCTCGTGGCGAAAGAGTTTGTAGCGTGTCAGATTAATGATTCCCCTGGGGTGCTGATTGTCTCACCATTCGCCGGTGCTGGAGAGATGATGCACGAAGCATTGCTGTGCAATCCGTATGAGATTGATGATGCCGCCGAGGTGATTCACAGGGCACTCACAATGCCTGAGGATGAACGGAAGCTACGTATGAGTCGACTGAGACGACGTGAGATGGAGAATGATGTCAATCACTGGATGAGGTGCTTCCTGAAGGCGATGGGATCCTTGGAAGAGGACGACATTGGCACAACTTCAATGCAACCTGTTTCCATTGATGACTTCGATGAATCCCTCCTCAGCTACATTGGCTACAACCACAAGCTGGCCCTCCTACTCGACTACGACGGCACCTTGGCACCAATTGCTCCACATCCAGATCTCGCTATTCTCCCCCCGGAAACAAAGAATGTCCTCCTGCGTCTCTCAAATCACTCCGATGTGCACATTGCCATTGTTTCGGGACGCAATGTGGACAATGTGAGGCAAATGGTGGGAATTGAAGGGATCACATACGCCGGCAGTCATGGCCTGGAGATCATTCATCCCGATGGCAGCAAGTTTGTACATCCGATGCCCATTGAGTTTGAGGACAAAGTTAGCCTCCTGCTGAAGGAGCTCCAAGATTCC GTTTGCGGAGATGGAGCTTGGGTGGAGAACAAAGGTGCCCTCTTGACATTCCACTATCGTGAGACTCCTGTGGAACTGAGGTCAACAATGGTGGAGAAAGCGCGGCTGATTATCAAGAAATTCGGCTTCCTCGCTCATGATGCCCACTGCGCACTTGAGGCCAAACCACCGGTACAGTGGAATAAGGGACGTGCCTCAATCTACATTCTCAGGACTGCCTTTGGGGTGGATTGGACTGAACGCATGAAGATTATCTACGCTGGAGACGATGCCACTGATGAAGATGCAATGCAG GCTCTCAAAGGTATAGCAATGACTTTCCGTGTGACTTCATCACACATCGTGAAGACATCTGCCCAGAGACGTCTTCCATCCACGGATTCCGTGCTCACGATGCTAAAGTGGGTGGAGCGTCACTTTATGCGACGCAAGCCACGCGCTAATTCGCTAACGTACAAAAGTCGCAGGAAAGATGGGCTCAAGATGCAAATGTGCTTTGATCTATCATCACCAAATACTCACACCAGCAGCTCAGATGAGCCCCATGAGTAG
- the LOC129789682 gene encoding mannose-1-phosphate guanyltransferase alpha-A — MLKAVILIGGPQKGTRFRPLSLDVPKPLFPIVGRPIIQHHIEACVSMKEVKEILIIGYYPSAQMSHFISDMQNLYDINIRYLQEFTALGTAGGMYHFRDQIRAGNPSAFFVLNGDVCADFPLQELYDFHKSRGADALISIMSTEATKQQSLHYGCLVLDKQTGVVNHYVEKPSSFISSFINCGVYVCTTDVFPMMATIFHSKEQDYAGLNNISNKDQGHMQWEQEILMPLAGTGKLFALPVTNWWSQIKTAGSAIYANRHYLELYRHTRPERLANSDLKSVNGSVCCTIFPDVYIHPSASVHPDATLGPNVSVGAGVTIGAGVRIRESIILDNAVVNDHTLILHSIVGRGSVVGAWARVEGTPSDPDPNKPFAKMDNLPLFNNDGRLNPSITILGCCVTVPSEMILLNSIVLPHKELNRSFKNEIIL; from the exons ATGCTGAAGGCTGTAATTCTCATTGGGGGCCCACAGAAGGGGACCCGATTTCGACCTCTATCACTGGATGTGCCGAAACCGCTCTTCCCCATCGTGGGGCGCCCCATAATCCAGCACCACATCGAAGCCTGTGTCTCCATGAAGGAAGTCAAGGAGATCCTCATCATTGGGTACTATCCGTCTGCCCAGATGTCGCACTTTATCAGCGACATGCAGAATCTCTATGACATCAACATTCGCTACCTTCAGGAGTTCACAGCGCTGGGAACAGCCGGTGGGATGTACCATTTTCGTGATCAAATCCGTGCTGGGAATCCTTCGGCATTCTTTGTCCTCAATGGGGATGTCTGTGCGGATTTCCCGTTGCAGGAGTTGTATGATTTCCACAAGAGTCGTGGGGCTGATGCGCTTATTAGCATTATGAGCACGGAGGCTACAAAGCAGCAGAGCCTCCACTACGGATGCCTCGTGCTGGACAAGCAGACGGGTGTGGTTAATCACTATGTGGAGAAGCCAAGCTCCTTCATTTCCTCATTCATCAATTGCGGCGTCTACGTTTGCACCACAGACGTCTTCCCCATGATGGCCACCATCTTCCACTCCAAAGAGCAGGATTATGCTGG ACTAAACAACATTTCAAACAAAGATCAGGGTCATATGCAGTGGGAACAGGAGATCCTGATGCCCCTCGCAGGGACAGGGAAGCTCTTTGCCCTCCCTGTGACCAATTGGTGGTCTCAGATTAAGACTGCCGGCTCAGCAATTTATGCCAATCGGCACTACTTGGAATTGTACCGACACACCCGTCCGGAGCGCCTGGCCAACAGTGACCTAAAGTCCGTCAATGGGAGTGTTTGCTGCACAATCTTCCCGGATGTCTACATCCATCCCAGTGCCTCTGTTCATCCCGATGCCACCCTTGGCCCAAATGTCTCCGTGGGAGCTGGAGTAACTATTGGCGCTGGCGTTCGGATCCGGGAATCCATTATCCTGGACAATGCTGTTGTGAATGATCACACACTCATCTTGCACAGTATTGTGGGAAGAGGAAGCGTCGTTGGGGCATGGGCGAGGGTTGAGGGAACCCCCTCTGACCCGGATCCCAACAAACCCTTCGCCAAAATGGACAATTTGCCACTTTTCAACAACGACGGACGCCTAAATCCCTCAATAACCATCCTCGGATGTTGCGTCACGGTGCCCTCGGAGATGATTCTCCTCAATTCCATTGTTTTGCCGCACAAAGAGCTAAACAGAAGCTTCAAGAATGAAATTATCTTGTAG
- the LOC129789704 gene encoding ubiquitin-like modifier-activating enzyme 5, with protein sequence MSSIEELQEKVATLESELQRHKNAGGRGKIEKMSAEVVDSNPYSRLMALQRMGIVTEYERIRGKSVAVVGVGGVGSVTADMLTRCGIGKLILFDYDKVELANMNRLFYTPDQAGLSKVEAAARTLSFINPDVEILTNNYNITLVEHFDQFMSTISTGGIDGKSPVDLVLSCVDNFEARMAINTACNELNLNWYESGVSENAVSGHIQLIKPGETACFACAPPLIVAENIDEKTLKRDGVCAASLPTTMGIVAGLLVQNALKYLLGFGEVSDYLGYSALNDFFPKITLRPNKTCEDRFCIQRQKEFELKPKPEAPVVEEASNEPLHEDNEFGIEIINESVEEKGAPQSQGQGLRYAYESGDAHSEPSAPPEPSGADDVSLEELMAQMKKI encoded by the exons ATGAGCAGTATTGAGGAGTTGCAGGAGAAAGTAGCTACCCTGGAGAGTGAATTGCAGCGGCATAAAAATGCCGGAGGACGGGGGAAGATTGAAAAAATGTCCGCGGAAGTTGTGGATTCAAATCCATACAGTCG GCTCATGGCACTGCAGCGGATGGGAATTGTGACGGAATACGAAAGGATACGGGGGAAGAGTGTAGCTGTGGTGGGTGTGGGTGGTGTTGGGAGTGTCACAGCTGACATGCTGACACGCTGTGGGATTGGGAAGCTCATCCTCTTTGACTATGACAAGGTGGAACTTGCAAATATGAATCGACTCTTCTACACACCTGACCAAGCGGGGCTGAGCAAGGTGGAAGCAGCTGCACGAACACTGAGCTTCATCAATCCAGATGTTGAGATCCTGACCAACAACTACAACATTACCCTCGTTGAGCACTTTGATCAGTTCATGAGTACCATTAGTACGGGAGGGATTGACGGGAAGTCTCCTGTGGATCTTGTGCTGAGCTGTGTGGATAACTTTGAAGCACGCATGGCCATCAACACAGCCTGCAATGAGCTCAATCTCAACTGGTACGAATCCGGGGTGTCTGAGAATGCTGTCTCGGGGCATATTCAGCTCATCAAGCCCGGTGAGACGGCCTGCTTTGCCTGTGCTCCGCCCTTGATTGTGGCTGAGAACATTGACGAGAAAACGCTGAAGCGAGACGGTGTCTGTGCAGCAAGTCTCCCAACAACGATGGGAATTGTGGCGGGATTACTCGTGCAGAACGCCCTGAAATACCTCCTGGGCTTTGGCGAGGTCTCCGACTACCTTGGCTACAGTGCCCTCAATGATTTCTTCCCCAAGATCACGCTACGACCCAATAAAACCTGCGAGGATCGCTTCTGCATCCAGCGTCAGAAGGAATTTGAATTGAAACCCAAACCGGAAGCACCAGTAGTTGAGGAAGCATCCAATGAACCCCTTCATGAGGATAATGAGTTCGGCATTGAGATTATCAATGAATCCGTGGAGGAAAAGGGAGCTCCACAGAGCCAGGGACAGGGATTACGATATGCCTATGAGAGTGGAGATGCGCATTCCGAACCATCAGCACCTCCGGAACCATCCGGGGCGGATGATGTCAGCCTAGAGGAGTTGATGGCTCAAATgaagaagatttaa